One genomic window of Quercus robur chromosome 6, dhQueRobu3.1, whole genome shotgun sequence includes the following:
- the LOC126732445 gene encoding E3 ubiquitin-protein ligase ATL6-like yields the protein MSYKGMSMAHLMVVVVLLIVQVYYSVNAQSSTETPDSSFDLDWEIKPSTAVITVILVCFFSFLGFFSIYLRRCAQARVAAATAAQIDSSSSPVAARERVTRRRGLDQAVIQKFPTFTYSTVKGLKIGKSALECAVCLSEFEDHETLRLLPTCNHVFHPVCIDTWLRSRVTCPVCRAKLAPETNRVVDDSLHSSESSDDPTQENSGTQLDEQQDHVVVNVEETESRDLQVQVDETVNRTSGKLPRSHSTGHSLIQPGENTERYTLRLPEEVRMQVLECVKLERSSSNGVVLATVDNVDRQQVMGRTVNPTLDSVPSKSEESQN from the coding sequence ATGAGTTACAAGGGAATGTCTATGGCCCacttgatggtggtggtggtgcttcTCATCGTGCAGGTGTACTATAGCGTCAATGCGCAGTCGAGCACGGAAACACCAGATAGCTCGTTCGATCTCGATTGGGAGATCAAGCCGTCGACGGCGGTTATCACTGTGATACTCGTttgcttcttctctttcttggGCTTCTTCTCGATCTACCTCCGCAGGTGCGCTCAAGCGCGCGTGGCCGCCGCGACGGCTGCCCAGATCGATTCCTCTTCCTCCCCAGTCGCCGCCAGAGAGCGCGTCACGCGCCGCCGTGGTCTCGACCAGGCCGTGATCCAGAAATTTCCAACCTTCACTTACTCGACCGTCAAGGGTCTCAAAATCGGCAAAAGCGCGCTCGAGTGCGCCGTTTGCTTAAGCGAGTTCGAGGACCACGAGACGCTCCGTTTGTTGCCCACGTGCAACCACGTGTTCCACCCTGTCTGCATCGACACCTGGTTGAGGTCTCGAGTCACGTGTCCGGTTTGCAGAGCCAAGCTCGCCCCGGAGACGAATCGAGTCGTCGACGATTCGTTACACTCGAGTGAGTCGAGCGACGACCCAACTCAGGAAAACTCGGGTACCCAACTCGACGAACAGCAAGACCATGTTGTGGTTAACGTTGAGGAAACTGAAAGCAGAGATTTGCAAGTGCAAGTGGACGAGACAGTGAATCGAACGAGTGGGAAGCTCCCTAGATCGCACTCGACGGGTCACTCGCTGATTCAACCCGGTGAGAACACGGAGAGATACACTCTACGATTGCCAGAGGAGGTGAGGATGCAAGTTTTGGAGTGTGTGAAGCTGGAGCGTTCGTCGAGCAACGGTGTCGTTTTGGCAACAGTAGACAACGTGGACCGACAACAGGTTATGGGACGGACCGTTAATCCGACGTTAGATTCTGTTCCCTCGAAGAGTGAGGAATCCCAAAACTAA